A genomic region of Leptolyngbya sp. NIES-2104 contains the following coding sequences:
- a CDS encoding N-acetyltransferase — protein sequence MTAPDYERLTSPMFRSQLSAIHGSFAIGVQHQSQPCGLILAEYSHRDRRSRICSLYVEPAHRRRGLGKALLDRMEQTLIDAGCVEVELHYTVNLMTPVLDRILEQLNWSPGAPFGLMCVIQRHLVQNAPWLNYPLPTSLTPFPWSELTLQDRETIQQQRSSLLNYPPELCPFREEHLIEPRFSFGLRHQGQVVGWNIVHRIAVDTVRYSALYVRPDLQPAGRAIPLLATAVRQQIQDRQITKGIFIVLLDNAAMVKFVKHRLSPYLTEIQQTWKASKDSVSEGCCLKCVRTIL from the coding sequence ATGACTGCTCCTGACTATGAGCGGTTAACATCCCCGATGTTTCGTTCCCAACTGAGCGCGATCCACGGATCTTTTGCCATCGGCGTACAACACCAATCGCAGCCCTGTGGGTTAATCTTAGCGGAGTATTCACACCGCGATCGACGCTCAAGAATCTGTTCTCTCTATGTCGAACCCGCTCATCGCCGCCGAGGATTGGGAAAAGCACTCCTCGATCGCATGGAGCAAACTTTAATCGATGCAGGTTGTGTCGAAGTCGAGTTACACTATACAGTCAACCTGATGACACCTGTGCTAGACCGAATTCTAGAGCAACTCAACTGGTCTCCAGGTGCTCCTTTTGGCTTAATGTGTGTCATCCAGAGGCATCTTGTTCAGAATGCTCCTTGGTTAAACTACCCATTACCCACTTCCTTGACCCCCTTTCCTTGGTCAGAATTGACGCTCCAAGACCGAGAAACCATTCAACAGCAACGCAGTAGTCTCTTGAACTATCCGCCTGAACTCTGCCCATTTCGTGAAGAACACCTAATCGAGCCGCGTTTTAGTTTCGGGTTGCGTCATCAAGGACAGGTTGTTGGCTGGAACATTGTGCATCGAATTGCTGTAGATACAGTGCGCTATAGTGCCCTCTATGTGAGACCCGATCTCCAGCCAGCAGGTCGAGCTATTCCACTGCTAGCAACTGCCGTCCGTCAACAGATTCAGGATCGACAAATCACAAAGGGGATCTTTATCGTCCTGCTGGATAATGCTGCGATGGTCAAGTTTGTGAAGCACCGTCTCTCTCCCTACCTGACTGAAATTCAACAAACCTGGAAAGCCAGCAAGGATTCGGTATCAGAAGGTTGCTGCTTGAAGTGCGTCCGAACCATTCTGTGA
- a CDS encoding nuclear transport factor 2 family protein yields MSPELIQNLVTAYFDNLQSMNLAGWVELFTEDALICDPVGKPPSKARENAPAFFGLLSMAFEKLELSQDNVFIAGNGAAVKWTMRVLGKSGKPGMGEGISVFAVHESGKIQQVSSYWDDAALMAQIKG; encoded by the coding sequence ATGTCCCCTGAGTTAATTCAAAATCTGGTGACTGCTTACTTTGACAATCTTCAATCCATGAACTTAGCTGGATGGGTGGAACTATTTACCGAAGATGCGCTTATCTGTGATCCGGTTGGCAAACCGCCGAGCAAAGCGCGTGAGAATGCTCCAGCTTTCTTTGGACTGCTCTCAATGGCGTTTGAGAAGTTAGAGCTTTCTCAGGACAATGTTTTTATTGCTGGCAATGGAGCCGCTGTAAAGTGGACGATGCGAGTGTTGGGAAAGAGCGGGAAGCCGGGAATGGGTGAAGGAATTAGTGTGTTTGCAGTGCACGAGTCCGGCAAGATTCAGCAGGTGTCTTCCTACTGGGATGATGCTGCGCTGATGGCTCAGATTAAGGGCTAG
- a CDS encoding PIN domain-containing protein, producing the protein MSLIVDTAVWSLALRRRTLADTSPVVTQLQDLIADDRVSLLGAIRQEILSGVRSSEQFTRLRDYLRAFPDLELVTEDYELAAEFFNICRGNGIQGSNTDFLICAVAHRRNYSILTTDNDFQNFQSHIPVSLAIIES; encoded by the coding sequence GCTTTGCGTCGGAGAACACTCGCTGACACTTCCCCTGTTGTGACTCAACTGCAAGATTTGATCGCAGATGACCGAGTGAGCCTATTGGGCGCAATTCGCCAAGAGATCCTTTCTGGAGTTCGGAGTTCAGAACAATTTACAAGGCTGCGAGACTACCTTCGTGCTTTCCCAGACTTAGAACTGGTCACTGAAGATTACGAACTCGCTGCAGAGTTCTTTAACATCTGCCGTGGTAATGGCATTCAGGGGTCAAATACTGATTTTCTGATATGTGCTGTTGCTCATCGTCGCAATTACAGTATCCTGACAACAGACAACGATTTTCAGAACTTTCAATCACACATTCCGGTTTCTCTAGCGATCATTGAAAGCTAA